In Zingiber officinale cultivar Zhangliang chromosome 1A, Zo_v1.1, whole genome shotgun sequence, the DNA window gTGCGacgcttccgagggacgagaagccagagcataAGACTGCTCAAGAAGAGAAGGCCAGAGTTGGATTCcaatgagctcaactctggataggCCAGAGAATCATCCAAGTGATCGGAGTCGAAGTAGGACAAAGTCAACTCTAAGTTGGCCTTGTCCAGGAGCCTAGACCAAGTCCAAGCGCCCagactccaggcacccggagagGGTTCAAGCGCCCGGACCCTCTTGGTGCTGAACAAGCACCTCATTGTTGCATATCACTTCCAAGTCCATGTCAGCAGGACTCCGGGCAAGGATGAATTATTATCATCGCATCGTTGAGTAGCCGTTGTGAGCAGATAAGGCGCACAGTTGGGGCACCCGGAGATGTCATGTCAACAAAATGGCTAATTCAACTAATAGGCTATATAAATAAAGCTCTGGTCCTCTTCATTTTAGGACAACACTTTCTGTACTTTCATTTCCATACTctgtattttcttttctattcttcAATGCGTGTACGAGGCTTATTCGCCTCTGAGAATTCACTCATAGAAGGAGATCGTAGTGAGCTTTCATTATCTTGGATTAGCTATCTTCTgaatgcaaaccaagtaaacatgATTGTCTcatactttctttttatttcattctcTTTTAATTAAGTGTTTGTTTATCTCAAGTCGAAAGATCTAGAAGGGTATTTTTATAATTTCTAGGCAATTCACTCTACTCTTGTCGACAGCACCGAGACCTACAGTGTAGTTGTGAGCAAAAACCCTAACTCACTTGGCGCAAGCTCAATATAGTTGTGAGCAAAAACCCTAAGTCATTTAGTATGAGCTGAGAGTTGAAGAAGATGACCTGTATCTAGGGTTAGAAGTGGAGGAAGAGAGGAGCGGGTGAGTGAGTGACAAAGAGGGTTTAGGGATTTCTTTTTAGGGAAGAGagggaagcaaaggaagagaaaGAGTAAAAATAAGTCCACGCGAAGGAAgagagatattaaaaaaaattcaagttgaCTCCGTGTCACCATGCCACATATGTTGTCATCCACAATCACCCATATAAGGGTGTGTAGAGTATCAAAATtgtgtgtatgtatatatatatatatgtgtgtgtgtgtgtgtgtgtgtgtgtgtgtgtgcgcgcgcgcgcgcgcgcTTGCGTGCGTGCGTGCGTGTGTGTGATTTTTATGTGGTTCGTGTTGAAGTTATGTTTTCAGAGATTTTTTAAGATTTGTGAACATTAATTGTGTCGAAGTTATGtttttttcaagatttttaaTATTTATGAATAGTAATTGTCAACAGTAATTATGAACAGTAATCTCAAACAGTGATTACTAAATCTAGGCATTTTGGAAGGATATTTTTCTCATTGATTCTCATCAGTTATGTCTTATTATTCAAGCTTCACCCTGACTTTTGTAGGTCTTATAATGAGTTTTCAATACCTTTTTCTGCTAAACTTAGTCAGCACAGGTTTTACAAGCTTAAACCACAAGATAGATCCtaacttttgaagacaaagaGACAAAAACAAAGCCTTTTTATTAAACTACCatagaaaaatatacaaacttGGAAATTGAAAGCATACAAGCTAACTTATCTAGTTATAGACTTTCATAAGGAAATTATTTAAATAAGGTACAAGCTTACATAAGGAAATTACAAGGTTATTACAAGAGATACTTACAATACTCATAGGAAATTGAAATCACACTTGTACTAAATCATACTAGCACACACTATCACATAggcttgttacttcttgttggagGCATGAGACAGGTATTTATAGAAAGAGGAGATGAAGGAAGAGGCTAGAATGTTGCTTCATGGAGAAGGAAGAGTAGATGAGCTGTCAGTTCCgtggaaggagagggagagggcacAACATGATGGAGAAAGAGAGGTGAGTTGTCATCTTGATAAAAAGGGGGCCTCTTTTTGTATGACATTATTGCTTATGATTTTGCTTCATGGCGTCATTGCTTACGATTTTTGTGAGGTTGTCATCATGGCTGACATAGTGCTGATGTCATATACATCATGACTCCATCATGTTTTCCATATTTTGTTCACCTACAAATCTAAAGACGGAGTCGTGGAGCTAGTGGCTTGAGTTACTGTGTTTAGCTCATGTCTGTATGCCCTTGCTGTTCTTGCTGAGATGACCAGTTTCTTATTTTCCCTTGCTATTCTTGCTGAGCTAGCCAgtttcttgtttttcctttctaTTCTTGCTGAGTTGGCCAGTTTCTTATTTACCCAGTGTTCTGATTTCTTTTGGTAATGTTGAAAAAGGGGCATATGTTGAGTagataaattaaacaaaaacatTCTGGTTGCCATGTCTTTTGGCTAATAAATATTTTCAGTGTAAGTTTCACCAACTAGGATATAAGCATCTGAATCTTCCTACTAATCCCAAAACCAATTGTTTCCTTGAATAGAAGCTCACAGTGTTTAAGTTGATCTGCTGGTGTTGAATGTGTTGCCCATTCTAGATCAGGATCAAAAGGATATTCTTCAAGTTCTACCTAAAAACTAGTTATGTCATGAACATCAATCTTGATCAATATCTAGCTTGTTCTATCTTTAGATTTAGCCATTTTGGTGAACTTTCAAAAGTGTATATCACAAATGTTTCCTCTTCTTCGAGTGCTTGAGCTATTATGTCACCCAATTTTTTTGGGAAGTCTGTAATGGAGTTTGGGTCATGTacctgttaaagtgtatactgaaagcctaagcttttgtaaacatttattttgaataaagaatcacatttggtcaaattgtctacatttagttgtagttgttcaattaatttatattgtagataacatagtatgtggtgccacatacagaagatgatgttatcaataccttataaattataagcagtagctcacgaccaaaatggaaaggaacaaaccattggaaggtcgtagtgtaattaggaattagtttatcttgactatataattacactagtacacttagagtgtattgagtaggactatttgagatcgtttcttttatactgactttataaaggaacaaatacctcagttattatggaagtgtgtgctcttaatcctaatataataacaagcacatatatttgatatttatttctttaatttatcaatgggtgagatttagtttgatgaatcaataagcccgataagttgggaaatgatatcacttatagtgtgtgttgttgattatagaaggaaactgtgtcctagtaatctaggttgataatgtccccaagatgagctcataaagattgtcatgttaaaccctgcaggtggacttagtccgacatgacgataaggttgagtggtactattcttggattaagatattaattaaatgagttgtcagtaactcaattaattagtggacattcgacatcttaaacacagggagactaacacactcataataagaaggagcccaaaaaaaatgtaatttgggattggtgcggtagttcaataatagttctctagtggaatgaaatattattgataaaattaagttgtgtgttcggggcgaacacgggatgcttaattttatcgggagaccaaaaccaattcctcctctcggtccctatcgtagcctcttatttatagagtactatacccacctatacccaccttcatacccatgatgtaggggccggccaagcttgcttgtggatcaagctagggtcggccaagccttgattcatgggtggtcggccctagcttgaacccaagcttaggtggccggcccccattaaatttaaaagaattttaattttaaatttttcttatgtggaagatataatttattggagagaattaaaattaaaatatctcttctacaaaagattaagaaaagagattagatctctttccttatttgtagataggaaagatattttattttttctctttaaaaattattcacatgttgaaaaattaaaattatagaaatttctttttatcaaccatgaagggattttaaagggaaattttattttttaaaatttccgaagacaaataaggaattttaattattgattgaaattgctttgtttgcccttgttgatgtggccggccaagacatggagttttaagaaattttgtttaatttttcttaattaattcatgtcaaagaaagttaaggaaattttattgtaattaaatttccttatttaccaaagctaaggaatataaaagagagggttggggtgccttcatgagacacaacctctattattctctccctcttttccttggtgttgtggccggccatcctctctccctctcttcctctttgtggtggccgaaactctaccttgcttggagcttttttGGTGgtcagatactacttggagaagaagaagaaggagagaaagcttgcatcccttggagcttagttggtggaaaaagttcttcatccttggattttggtgcttggccgaaacttgaaggaagaagaagaaggtgctaggtggtcctcatcttggaagatcgttgcccacacaacgtccaaggttagaagaggaatacggtagaagatcaagaggtctttctaaaaggtataattagtatttttcctttccgcatcatactagttatttttggaaataataccaaatacaagaggcatacgattctagtatttcgaatttgttttcgatgttgtgttctttttttttcttttccttgtgatttgattgttcttttcggttgacctaaagttatttaaggaaattaaatattaactttccttaaaaggctttgtctagtcggtggtggttgttcccatatccaagaaggtcatgtgcctcgccacgtcagtactgggagccaattttagaaactaatatttaatgaaattaataacctaggtgatttggatcgaacgtgttaagttccgcaggagatccgagtctaaacctaaaagaacaaatagattaaactttggatcaaacgtgttaagttccgcagacgatccaagtttaatttaaaagaacacatagtagctatgaaaggttcagacctttgtacaaaatttttgtacactggaaccattagatttttcgaGTAGCGACCAACAGTACCCAGAGTCTAGATAGAAGTCCATGACCCATTAAAGTAAATAGGGTAATAAGGCATCCCCTATAGTTTATTGGGACATATTTTTCAAAGTCAATGTTGGATTTTCGGAAAGAATACATTATTTGGCATTAACATCCATATCTAACTGAGTTAGCACAGTTTGTGGTGAGTTTCTAACACCTTAGTTTATTGTTGAATTCGGCTTCATAGATGTGTTGGTTAGtgctaggaaaatcgtaccggctccactgtacaaaaattttgtacaagtgtcgaacctttccttaaataacctattgtgttctttagaagttaaattaggaatcgcagacaaaacttaacatcattgattccaaatttaacttatctgttcttaatggtttagatttgaatcgcaagcggaacttaacactattgattcaaatccacctatgttattaattcattaaatattaattttcaaaattagcttccaggactacatggtgatgcacatggccttcttagatatgggagtaaccaccaccccctagacaaagccttttaaggaaagctaatatttaatttccttaaataactctaggttaaccaaaaggaacaatcgaatcacaaattcgacaaagtaaaaaaaacacaaactcgaaaacaaattcaaaaactctagaatcatatgcctcttgtgtttgatatttccaaaactaactatacaaagaaaactagtatgatgcgaaaaataattactagttatacctttctttataagcaaataacctcttgatcttctaccgtattcctcttcttatcccggatgttgtgtgagaaacgatctaccgagatgagaatccacctaagccaccttcttctccaagcaagattcggccaccacaatagctccatgaaaggatgaggcTCGGCCACCaccaacctccaagggatgcttcctttctctcctttttctccaagctagaatctggccaccttcaagctccatgagatgatgaggttcggccaatgaagaagaaagaaaaggaagaagaaagaacttctatggccggccacaccaaggaaaagagagagagaaaaagaatagaatcgttagccatgaaggcacctctacctcctcttttataatccttggtcttggcaaataaggaaatttaaataaaaacttccttaattcttatgCCATGAAaacgaaaatttatttaattaaaaacaattttctcttctcaatttgtaATGACAGACCActattaaaaacaaaacaaggagagttttaataaacacaagaattaaaacttcctaatttgtctccagaaatttataaaaaatttctccaataatttttcccttcatggtggattataaaaaggaaattttataaattaaaatctttcttttaaacaagtggatgatttccaaaaaggaaagttatctctaaaaattaaaatctcctttcaatcactacaagaatttttgcattcaacaacacccaatagacaacgctttttaataaaaacgttgtcgttctttgttttacaacgcttttagtgaaaagcgttgtctatggtatttactttttactaaagacaacggtttttaatgaagtgttgtctttagtgttgttgtttatggtcaaagacaacatttttttaaaaaacgttttttaaagtgttgtgtatgtttcccctaaactcacttaaaataaattcgcagccctcgctttgctaaactctaaaccctcaacgcgcgcgcgccttctcctcaccactcctctccacgagtgccttctcctctccttctcctctccacgagtgccttctcctctccttctcctctccacgagcgccttctcctctccactcctctccacgagcgccttctcctctccacgagcgccttctcctctccttgccgcgtgatctcctctgaaccctaatctcgacccaaactcctcacgcaaaactcctcacgccggcccaactcctccaagtcgagatccctaatctcgcatttccccatctcctcaatcaaagtcagcttacccttcctaatcttctcacggctcctcaactcctctgaacccttcgatcttagttccttcctcgcagagcagatttgagagtaggaggaacggaagaaagaaaggtaaaattacCGGCGCCAGGAACGGAGGCCGCGCCACCTCTGGCAAAAGCTCCCATTTCACCCCATCGAAGAAAGGGTGCGCCTTCACCTCCTCCGCACCCCCACTAAACCCTAATCTCCTCTCCGGGTCCTTGACCACGAGCCGCTCGATAATGTCAGTGAGATCGGTGCGCCGCCGGCCTGGGAACATTGGCGGCAGCGTAAGAATGTTGCGCAACGTCTCCTTCCTGTTCCGCCCCCGGAAGGGCGTCTGTCCGTATGCCATTTCGTACGCCAGGATCCCAAGCGCCCACCAGTCCACCGCGAAGCCGTGCCCTTCGCCGCGCACCACTTCCGGCGCCACGTACTCCTCCGTCCCCACGAACGAGAACGACCGCTCGTCGTCACCACCGGATCCTTCTCTGGATTTCGAGATGGACGAGGAACTCGTCCTACGGCGACTCGCCGGGGAGACTCTCGCCGACCTCCCTTTCTTGATCTGGTCGTCCGCGGCGCCGAAGGAGAACACGCGTGTGAGTTTCCTCCGGGGGGCGTGGCTGTGGTTGTCGGAGGGAAGTGGAGGAGGAAGGGAGGAGTGGGTGGTCGATCTGGCAGGGAGGTGGCGGGAGAGATCGAAATCGGCGAGCATAATATGGCCGGATGAACGGAGGAGGACGTTCTCTGGCTTGAGGTCGCGGTAGGCGACGCGCATGGAGTGGAGGTGGGCGAGAGCGGTGACGATTTCCGAGAGGTAGAAGCGGATCGCGTCCGCGGAGAACGCCTCCTCGTTGGAAGGAGAAAGGGAGCGGCGGAGGGCGTGGAGGTCGCCGCCGGGGCAGAAGGGGATCGCCCAAGCGAGGAGGTCCGGCGTCTCGACGGAGCCAAGGAGGGAAGGGAGAAACGGGTGGTGGTGATCACCGGGAGCGGCTGAGAGGCGGGACAATAGGGATAGCTCCCAGCGGGCGCGGCGGAGAGCGTGGGGTTTGGCGGCGGACTGCTTGTCGAACACCTTGAGGGCGAAGAGCGTGGGGAGGCGACTGCCGGGTGCGGCGCTGACGAGGAAGACCGAGGCCATGGCTCCACGGCCCAGGACGCGAACCGCCCTGATCTGGTTCAAATCCAACACCACCTCCTCATCCATTTGAATTTGGATCAACCAACCTATACAATGCAGGTAACGTGTTTGAGTGTTTGCCTCAATGGTCTCTGTTTCCACATCTCGCTcgattcttgttcttcttgaagCAGCTCAAGCGCTCAAGCTCCGTGTGTTCCTCTCACCCAAAAATTGAGGTCTGCAAACAgtaagtggaggcaatacaagacccatctcacccaaaaatttattttaagcaggcatgacaaacctgaggagttgaatgagccacctgttggctttgaaattacaagagaagattggcgtgcgcttgtcattagtcgcatttctgaagatttcattgtaagattctaaattttttcttttgaaactattcgatcataattcattatgtattattcaaatttgatatgtcgcctgtttgaaataactagaaactcagtgatcaacaaaaagagcgaaggaaaaaaaatagatatcctcatcgactctcacgcaaagggtatgcacgctttgctgaagaaattgtaagtatttttaaaatatatttcctctaagaaccctctaattgattcacattaaattatttcacatttgttatttgatttttctttgttgtaggggactgaattatgtgatgataatgacatcaatagagctattatgtggaagaaaggacgcgccaacaaaggaggagagtttgaaggtgaagatttggtggacacagtacacaagattgtaagtaaattttcatgttcttctgataatgacttcaatatatcttctagttttcgagagtaaagttgcatgcatgcataccctttgtgtgaggaagccaaggcaagcagtgcaatgaggagtttaacagccattccttgcatagcttgaattctcagtactagagcatgtattgaggaagtaaatggtgaatgaatgcattgagagcttagaggtgacgggtttatatagaacagatgtggatttactaggtatctaggtttgaaatgttcttacttggagaagagatcaagtcgaaaagtctattacatgcagtggtttccttttgctgcaatcaattaatggtgaatgcattgagaacttagaggtgatagctagagtttctatagaaTAGATGCGgataaatcaaccaggtttgaaacgttcttggcagtaagcaatttgtaagcttcagtaacccaagggccagtaaagttgttccccagaccactgctctgaagcttctattatgttttcccacttgattggtgacaaataaagctccttgtctccttgagcattctctttgtgctgttttagtttgaattaaagcataagattcatgaatcgaacttgagaggttgggaacaactttacttttgattattctttcctgcaactccggacaattagcttcaattatgtggtggtcctctctttatgggtttgtgtagtgaaaatttattaaaattttgtcattttattaaacttgtagtcaattgctcaatcaaatatgtgccttttttagaactgtgcagaagtaaatatatgattgaatgccaaaaaaggaaaaaatatttcaaagtcaacttcatatttgttcaatatgacttactaagcacttgacttgagctatcacgggaagaaccgacctggacatcagtattttttaaaccaatattgcatatccttggtaattatccttggtaaagtactgataattctttttaatgttgcattacaggatgaatatatacagcaaaagagggagggtaagctgcaatgcgaaggagcaaaagaggatattcttaccaaggcacttgaaactcaggaatattctgggcgtgtccggggtatcggaggtcatatcaacccaacaatctatttcaatgttggtagaacaaggaagaaatatgatgttaccctagatataatcgctgagcataaaagggagctgaaggaggcgaagatgcaaattttagaacaagatgtacgcatccaaaaacttgaagcattaatgcataaaaggggtgcatgggacaattcaattgatgacaaaggcagttgctcggtgaagtttcatcagaagaatattgaagaagatgacgtacagattgtgggtaaagacgaagttttacaggtaaaatacaagttatagtgatattcattattattatagcattataaactaaatataatcaacatgtttttttttaatattttagggtcaatcagttgcattgacattggaatcttgctcaaatattgctgcatatggtacaattgtttgtttcaatggcatggaaaaaatgcttcatggtattccatttcccaagaattgcattcgagtctccattgatcaagcagtggacaaatccgctcctttgccatatccaattccaagtgaatgtgaagtaattggtgatgccataggaactgttgtggcttggcctgaacaagcagattgtgaagcaagatgaggtatatgagatattatatttctaattatattgtcactttattattatatttctaattatattgccactttattattattcaacctagctatctaacttgtttatatttga includes these proteins:
- the LOC122004537 gene encoding serine/threonine-protein kinase UCN-like; the encoded protein is MDEEVVLDLNQIRAVRVLGRGAMASVFLVSAAPGSRLPTLFALKVFDKQSAAKPHALRRARWELSLLSRLSAAPGDHHHPFLPSLLGSVETPDLLAWAIPFCPGGDLHALRRSLSPSNEEAFSADAIRFYLSEIVTALAHLHSMRVAYRDLKPENVLLRSSGHIMLADFDLSRHLPARSTTHSSLPPPLPSDNHSHAPRRKLTRVFSFGAADDQIKKGRSARVSPASRRRTSSSSISKSREGSGGDDERSFSFVGTEEYVAPEVVRGEGHGFAVDWWALGILAYEMAYGQTPFRGRNRKETLRNILTLPPMFPGRRRTDLTDIIERLVVKDPERRLGFSGGAEEVKAHPFFDGVKWELLPEVARPPFLAPVILPFFLP